The genomic segment tgcgcTATTTCAAAAAGTTGAAACGCcttactttattgttttttgttcgtttgtttgtttgttttcgttTCTCTCTCCCTTTAACCGGTTTGAGCGGAGCGAATCTGCGGATGAAATGTGTCAGATTTCAGTGATGAGGCGCGAAAACAGTTCAGGTATAGTTAGCAGTGGCGCGACGTAAGATCGGTATGTTCCTGTTACTGAGACATGTGGGTCAGCAGTGCCGGACGGAGAGGCATGATGAGCTCACACCGACCGGAAGCCGCTCAGCAATTACGTGATTCTGGCTCATTAGCGATAATAATTAAGCTGGTTTACAGTAAAGGCTCGAGATGATAGATGTTTTTAcaattgtgaaaacaaacaacaacaaaaaaatatataataatattttaaaaagcaaaatatatagatagattttattttattgtgtggaGATCAGGGTTGTGTGAATTCCACCCTCCccctaaaaaataataaatgtgatgGCTATATCTGAGTGTTACCTCATATTGGACAGGTAATAAAGCTTTTAAGGAGGTGGTACAAGCTGCTCCTATTTTGTTCCAGAGATGTGATAGGGTTACATAATATTGTGTTGTAATGACTCTTGCATAACAAGTACAATTCTCCTCTTTTCCCGCTAGGTGGCAGTGCTGCAGCATTTTCCAGCTATAAGAGTTCCTGAGAGTTGAGTGAAGTCCATTCCGCCCTCAGCTGTTCTCCACTGTTCTCAGTTCCTGGTATGATGTTGGAGGAGGAGTCCCAGGGTGTGAGGGGCCAGCAGGAGTTGCCCATTCTCCAGACATTGGATTCGGCCGCTGCGGCGCCTTCCAGCGGACCTGAGGGTCCTCTGTCCTTCACGGATGAAGCCGTGTCCATACTGACCTCCGGCAACCTGCTTGCCCGCTCCCTGCTGGGTCGCACTTCTGCAGTCAAGCGCAAAGAGAGTCCAGCTGCCACCACCGCCCGGCGCAAGCGCGAGTTCATCCCCCAGGACAAAAAGGACGAAAGCTACTGGGACAAAAGGAGGAAGAACAACGAGGCAGCCAAACGTTCTCGAGAGAAGCGGAGAGTGAACGACATGGTCCTGGAGAGCCGGGTGCTCGCTTTGCTGGAGGAGAATGCCCGACTTAGGGCAGAGCTCCTGGCTCTGAAGTTCCGCTTCGGCTTGATTAAAGATCCGTCCAACACACAGATTCTACCGCTCGCTGGAGCTCCTCAACATAATCTTCCAAACCCGACTCCCCAATATTATCCCCACAGAGGTGATGGAGGCCCTCAAAGCTCAAATCCCAACAACCACTTAGGCCAGTCAGGCACCAGGAGCTTGAGAGAGGCTGGCAACATCTCAGAGGACTCTGGGTTTTCTACGCCAGGAGGGTCGAGTGTGGGCAGCCCCATCTTTTTTGACGAACGCTTCGGCGACCATGGGAAATTTTCACCGCACCAAGTGGAAGAGATGGGTTATGACCTCCAGCAGTCACCGGGCGATGTCCACCACTCTGCGGCACTCGCCATCGGGAAGCCGGACCAAGCAGAGGGGATGAAAAACCTTCCACACAAGCTACGTTTCAAGACCCCCGGGAATGGGGAGGGCCTCGACATCGGTTGCGACAATGCCAGCGTAAGACGCAGCCCTCGGGAGACCAGGAAAGGGTCGAGCGGAGGCGAAGTAGGAGCGGGGCATTGTCCCGGCTCCTGGGTCCAGCAACTGGAAAGGGAGGAATGCCGGAAGGAGAGACAGACTCTTCATTACAGTACTTCTACTGGCGGCTGTAACCTCCATTCTCCTCCCACGCCCGGACAAAGTGACGTCCAGTATCAGCATGAGAACACTTACCTGAAATCTCAGCTCAGCTCCCTCTCTGAGGAGGTGGCTCAGCTGAAGAAGcttttcacagagcagctcatGTCAAAAATCAACTGACGGACCGAGGGGGTTAGATGTTGTTTGCTAATGCACGGACTTGTAAGAACATTtaggagagaaaaacagcaataCAGGGCTTGACCCGGCATTCAGAAAGACTTTCATGTTTAAATAGTTCTCCGTTGTTCTCAAACGCAGAGTGTTGCGTCATTTGGCCTCACAGCCATTTCGTGCCattgtgttttggatcatttcatacctgacaaaaaaagaaaaatcaggtACAAAATGGTGTCATCTATGGcaggatgttttgtttatttgtaccCACCAGGGGGTTATTTTGCACAAgatt from the Gambusia affinis linkage group LG19, SWU_Gaff_1.0, whole genome shotgun sequence genome contains:
- the nfil3-6 gene encoding nuclear factor, interleukin 3 regulated, member 6 gives rise to the protein MMLEEESQGVRGQQELPILQTLDSAAAAPSSGPEGPLSFTDEAVSILTSGNLLARSLLGRTSAVKRKESPAATTARRKREFIPQDKKDESYWDKRRKNNEAAKRSREKRRVNDMVLESRVLALLEENARLRAELLALKFRFGLIKDPSNTQILPLAGAPQHNLPNPTPQYYPHRGDGGPQSSNPNNHLGQSGTRSLREAGNISEDSGFSTPGGSSVGSPIFFDERFGDHGKFSPHQVEEMGYDLQQSPGDVHHSAALAIGKPDQAEGMKNLPHKLRFKTPGNGEGLDIGCDNASVRRSPRETRKGSSGGEVGAGHCPGSWVQQLEREECRKERQTLHYSTSTGGCNLHSPPTPGQSDVQYQHENTYLKSQLSSLSEEVAQLKKLFTEQLMSKIN